A window of Bacteroidota bacterium contains these coding sequences:
- the gyrB gene encoding DNA topoisomerase (ATP-hydrolyzing) subunit B has protein sequence MSENKQDYTASNIQVLEGLEAVRKRPAMYIGDVGVRGLHHLVYEVVDNSIDEAMAGHASFIRVTIHTDNSITVRDNGRGIPTDMHAKEKRSALEVVMTVLHAGGKFDKDSYKVSGGLHGVGVSCVNALSTETTVHVYRDGKVYFQEYRIGVPVEAVKVIGDSTPEERGTETHFRPDDTIFTHTEYKFEILASRMRELAYLNRGIKITLTDEREEIKDEQTGKTRYLSKTFYSEGGLKEFVRYLDQGREPLMKEAIYIEGQDDAGLYPVELAMQYNTGYKENIHSYVNNINTHEGGTHISGFKSALTRTLKKYAESSGLLNKIKFEISGEDFREGLTAILSIKVPEPQFEGQTKTKLGNSDVAGVVESIVNKQLAYYLEENPNVAKGIVKKVLLAAEARYAAKKAREMVQRKTVGMGGGLPGKLADCSSNDPSLCELYLVEGDSAGGSAKQGRNRKFQAILPLRGKILNVEKAHPVRIYENEEIKNIITAMGITGVGQDELNLERLRYHKLVIMTDADVDGSHIRTLLLTFFYRYLTPVIEEGYLYIAQPPLYLVRKGREEQYCWTEEDRRSAIQRLGGGDEGKVTVQRYKGLGEMNPEQLWSTTMDPETRTMQKVSVENAAEADHLFSMLMGDEVAPRREFIELNAKYAKLDV, from the coding sequence ATGAGTGAGAATAAACAAGACTATACCGCCTCCAACATCCAGGTGCTGGAGGGACTGGAGGCCGTGCGCAAGCGCCCGGCCATGTACATTGGCGATGTAGGCGTCCGCGGGCTGCACCACCTGGTGTACGAGGTGGTGGACAACAGCATAGATGAGGCTATGGCCGGCCATGCCTCTTTCATCCGGGTTACCATCCACACGGATAACTCCATTACCGTGCGCGACAACGGGCGGGGCATCCCCACCGATATGCACGCCAAGGAAAAGCGCAGTGCCCTGGAGGTGGTGATGACCGTGCTGCACGCCGGCGGAAAGTTTGACAAGGACTCGTACAAAGTATCGGGCGGCCTGCACGGTGTGGGGGTAAGCTGCGTAAACGCCCTGAGTACCGAAACAACCGTGCACGTATACCGGGACGGAAAAGTATACTTCCAGGAATACCGCATTGGGGTGCCGGTAGAGGCCGTAAAGGTGATCGGCGACTCGACACCCGAAGAGCGGGGCACCGAAACACACTTTCGGCCCGACGATACCATCTTTACCCACACCGAGTACAAGTTCGAGATCCTGGCGAGCCGCATGCGCGAGCTGGCGTACCTGAACCGGGGCATCAAGATTACCCTGACCGACGAGCGGGAGGAAATAAAGGATGAACAGACAGGTAAAACACGCTACCTGAGCAAGACCTTTTACAGCGAAGGCGGCCTGAAGGAATTTGTGCGCTACCTGGACCAGGGGCGCGAGCCGCTAATGAAAGAGGCTATCTACATAGAGGGGCAGGACGACGCCGGCCTATACCCCGTAGAGCTAGCCATGCAGTACAACACCGGCTATAAGGAGAACATCCACTCCTACGTAAACAACATCAACACACACGAGGGCGGCACGCACATAAGCGGCTTCAAAAGCGCACTGACGCGTACCCTGAAGAAATATGCCGAGAGCTCGGGCTTACTGAACAAGATCAAGTTCGAAATCTCTGGCGAGGACTTCCGCGAAGGCCTTACGGCCATTTTGTCTATCAAGGTGCCCGAGCCCCAGTTTGAGGGCCAGACGAAAACCAAGCTCGGAAACAGCGACGTGGCCGGTGTGGTGGAGAGCATTGTGAACAAGCAGCTGGCCTACTACCTGGAGGAGAACCCCAATGTAGCCAAGGGCATCGTGAAGAAGGTGCTGCTGGCCGCCGAGGCACGCTACGCGGCCAAAAAGGCCCGCGAGATGGTGCAGCGCAAGACGGTAGGCATGGGCGGTGGCCTGCCGGGTAAGCTGGCAGACTGTAGCAGCAACGACCCCTCGCTCTGCGAGCTGTACCTGGTGGAGGGCGATAGCGCAGGTGGCAGTGCCAAGCAGGGCCGGAACCGAAAGTTCCAGGCCATCCTCCCCCTGCGGGGCAAAATCCTGAATGTGGAAAAAGCCCACCCCGTACGTATCTACGAAAACGAGGAGATCAAGAACATCATCACCGCCATGGGCATAACCGGGGTGGGCCAGGATGAACTAAACCTGGAACGGCTCCGCTACCACAAACTCGTTATTATGACCGATGCCGATGTGGACGGCAGCCACATCCGCACCCTGCTACTCACCTTTTTCTACCGCTACCTTACGCCCGTTATCGAGGAGGGCTACCTGTATATAGCCCAGCCCCCGCTCTACCTGGTGCGAAAGGGGCGCGAGGAGCAGTACTGCTGGACCGAAGAGGACCGCCGGAGCGCCATACAGCGGCTGGGCGGAGGCGACGAAGGCAAGGTAACCGTGCAGCGCTACAAAGGCTTGGGCGAAATGAACCCGGAGCAGCTGTGGAGCACCACCATGGACCCCGAAACCCGCACCATGCAGAAGGTGAGTGTGGAAAACGCCGCCGAGGCAGACCACCTGTTCAGCATGCTGATGGGCGATGAGGTGGCACCCCGCCGCGAATTTATCGAGCTGAATGCCAAGTATGCCAAACTGGATGTGTAG